The Alistipes finegoldii DSM 17242 DNA segment CAGGTCGCTCTTGCGTATGCTTTTCCGCCGGCTTCGCCTTCGTGTGCTTTTCCGTCGGGGTCTCTTTCGTATGCCTTTCCGGAGGGGGCTTCGGCGCGGGACTTCTCTTCTCCGCCCGTCTCTCCGTTTGTTTCTCCGCCCGCCGGATATCCGCCGTCCGCCGCCGGAGTCCCGGCCGGGATGCGGATTCCCGTGATTTCGGCGACCGAACAGTCGAACCGCTCGGCCGTCAGCACGAAGAATACCGACGATTCGCCCCATCTCCCCTCCTGCGCGACGCGGAGCCGCTGCAGAACCTTTTCGACCGAGGGCGTCGTCTCGTCGAATGCGCCGACCAGCACGGCCTGCGACCAGCCCGCGCCGATGCGCAGTGCGGCGTCCGTAAGCGCGTTCTCGAAACTCGTCCAGCGGTGGACGTAGGTGGTGTTGTAACAGTGCAGTCCGCGCAGCAGGGCGATCTGCGCGCCGACCGTGTTGAAGGTCGACTGGATGAACGGTGTGGGGTTGAGCATCGTCTCATCGCCTGCGATCAGCCCGTCGAGGAATTTCTCGCTGTCAGCGATGCATCCCAGTCCCGTCGCGGTGATTATCGCGTCGATCGGCGCCCGTGCGCCGAATTCCAGCAGCGATTCGATGCCGGCGGCCACGCCCGACTTCACGACGCGGCTCATCCGCCGCCGCAGATTCATTTCGGGAATCAGAACCTTGATGTCGCTGCGCAGCTCCGCGCCCGATGTTATGCAATTGACGTATACCTTCATTTTGCGAATATCAGTGAGGAACAGTTTCCGCCGAACCCGAACGAATTGGACAGCACCGAATTTACGGCTGCGGATTCCGTCTCCGCGACGGGCCGCAGCCCCAGCTCCGGAATCGGCTCCGCGAATCCGGGATTGCCGTAGCGCAGTCCGTGTCCAATGGCCAGCGCCGATAGCACGGCTTCGATGCCGCCGGCCGCGGCCAGCGCGTGCCCGGTGAAGCCCTTCGTCGAACTGAACGGCGGCACCTGCTCGCCGAACAGCCGCCGCAGGGCGATGCCTTCGGTCAGGTCGTTGTTCGGCGTCGCCGTGCCGTGTGCGTTGATGTAGTCCACGCGCTCCAGCCCGCTCCGGGCCAGCGCTTCGGCCATGGCGCGGTACGCCCCCTCGCCCGTCTCGGACGAAGCGGTCTGGTGGTGGGCGTCGTTGGCGTTGGCGTACCCCGCAAGGCGGCAGTAGGAGCGCATGCTCGGTTCTTCGCGCGCAAGGACGACATATCCCGCCCCTTCGCCCAGATTCAGCCCTGCGCGCGTGGCGTCGAACGGGCGGCACCGCTCCGGGTCGAGAATCGAGAGCGAGTTGAATCCGTTGAGCGTGAAGCGGCACAGTGCGTCGGTGCCTCCGGCCACGACATAATCGGCCATGTCGTTTTCGAGCAGCAAGGCTCCGGTGATGACGGCGTTCGCGGCCGACGAACAGGCCGTGCTGACGGTCGCCGTGTAACCCGTGATGCCGCAGTACTCCGCGATCCGGCGGGTGCTGTCGGCGCAGTCGTGCCCCGCCACTGAGCGCAGGCGGCCTCTGCCGTTGTCCGACCTGAAGTCGCGGTAGAAGTTCTCCGTGAGGTCCATGCCGCCGACCGAAGTCCCCGAAACGAGTGCCACGCGCGCCGCGGCGGGAATCGCCGCATCGGCCACGGCCTGCGCCGCGGCGATCATCCCCAGCAGGGCCGTGCGCGAAGGGGTCTCACGCGCCGGGATGCCGAGCAGTTCGCCGAGCGCCCGGTTGTCGCGCAGGACCTCTCCGACGGGCACGTCGACGGCCGAACGGAAAAGCGTCGGCTTCCCGATCCCGCTGCGTCCGGCCCGCAGGGCCGCCAGCGTCTCCCCGGCCCCGTTGCCGAGTGCCGAGATGATCCCTATGCCCCGGACGGCTATGTTCATTTGCGGTTTTTACGGATATAGTCGGCCAGCGTGGCGACCGAGTGGAATATCGGTTTGGCTTCGGCCGGGTTGGCCAGCCGGATGCCATAATGTTTTTCGAGCAGGAGCGTGATTTCGAGGGCGTCGATCGAATCCAGTCCGAGTCCTTCGCCGAACAGCGGCGCGTCGGTGGCGATCTCTTCGGCGTTGATCTCCTCCAGATTCAGCGCTTCGATAATCTGCTGTTTGAGTTGCAGTTCCAGATTTTCCATCGTATCTATTCGAGTTTTTCGGTTAATGTCAGTTCACAGTCGTATTCCCCGCCGCAGAGTTCGCACCAGCCCCACACGACGGCGTCCATGCGTCCTTGGGCGATCAGTCCGGCGGAGTATTCCCGGATAAAGTTACAGCTTTTGTCGGGGAACGCAAAAAAAGTGCTCTCGCCTTTCAGCCCGT contains these protein-coding regions:
- a CDS encoding phosphopantetheine-binding protein, which produces MENLELQLKQQIIEALNLEEINAEEIATDAPLFGEGLGLDSIDALEITLLLEKHYGIRLANPAEAKPIFHSVATLADYIRKNRK
- a CDS encoding beta-ketoacyl synthase chain length factor → MKVYVNCITSGAELRSDIKVLIPEMNLRRRMSRVVKSGVAAGIESLLEFGARAPIDAIITATGLGCIADSEKFLDGLIAGDETMLNPTPFIQSTFNTVGAQIALLRGLHCYNTTYVHRWTSFENALTDAALRIGAGWSQAVLVGAFDETTPSVEKVLQRLRVAQEGRWGESSVFFVLTAERFDCSVAEITGIRIPAGTPAADGGYPAGGETNGETGGEEKSRAEAPSGKAYERDPDGKAHEGEAGGKAYARATCEKRYERESGREKDHTENPSGKAYGNENACVGESGAETSEGRAIRASQTGVKPHFTAIAEVFRQAVAENAGHKITLYNDFSGRTESAMELTCM
- a CDS encoding beta-ketoacyl-[acyl-carrier-protein] synthase family protein, which produces MNIAVRGIGIISALGNGAGETLAALRAGRSGIGKPTLFRSAVDVPVGEVLRDNRALGELLGIPARETPSRTALLGMIAAAQAVADAAIPAAARVALVSGTSVGGMDLTENFYRDFRSDNGRGRLRSVAGHDCADSTRRIAEYCGITGYTATVSTACSSAANAVITGALLLENDMADYVVAGGTDALCRFTLNGFNSLSILDPERCRPFDATRAGLNLGEGAGYVVLAREEPSMRSYCRLAGYANANDAHHQTASSETGEGAYRAMAEALARSGLERVDYINAHGTATPNNDLTEGIALRRLFGEQVPPFSSTKGFTGHALAAAGGIEAVLSALAIGHGLRYGNPGFAEPIPELGLRPVAETESAAVNSVLSNSFGFGGNCSSLIFAK